The Lysinibacillus pakistanensis genome includes a window with the following:
- a CDS encoding DUF3888 domain-containing protein yields the protein MKKIIIVSLLLMSLLFINSAFAKTVIEYLPQDQPPSVLELAFLRELGPSILEAMTTHGNKQLFTSERIEKINRNIQEDYFDVTLRVLGYEGPLNPPYTQIRITFRIPAGDFKNKNKVISYVAQNITPEEFKKLSEFTN from the coding sequence ATGAAAAAAATAATAATCGTTTCATTACTTTTAATGAGTCTCTTGTTTATAAATTCTGCTTTTGCAAAAACAGTTATAGAATATTTACCTCAAGATCAACCCCCAAGTGTATTAGAGTTAGCATTTTTACGTGAATTAGGTCCATCTATCCTTGAGGCAATGACTACACACGGAAACAAGCAATTATTCACATCTGAACGAATCGAAAAAATTAATAGAAATATTCAGGAAGACTATTTTGATGTAACATTAAGAGTACTTGGTTACGAAGGTCCCTTAAACCCACCTTATACACAAATACGCATTACTTTTCGTATCCCTGCTGGAGACTTTAAAAATAAGAATAAAGTGATTTCATATGTGGCCCAAAACATTACTCCAGAAGAATTCAAAAAGCTATCTGAATTTACAAATTGA